One Amycolatopsis thermophila DNA segment encodes these proteins:
- a CDS encoding ParA family protein, giving the protein MQITSVVNQKGGVGKTALSVGAAAALAERGRRVLLIDLDPQGHATTEMLGLEEVPAHAPSLAKALTKMWKGPVEELIVPHRRSHLGPGGAFDVIPTSPGMFDLVRRLDQFRVPGWQLARVVQFANYDHVIIDCPPALDVLTNNALAATHGILVPVQPDRTSIRALRLLNDQLHFVQQALNRPPIPYFGVVPGLYRRPMSGYAVAALEELRQFGYPLLAHVPLGVVMNEAAAHGMPVTTFAPETTQAVAFREIAAVLDAHLARQPPSAPIPAEDDFVFEDFITQVAQTRNENDNGVRKRLYDLMPKRPRD; this is encoded by the coding sequence GTGCAGATCACCTCGGTGGTCAACCAGAAAGGCGGCGTCGGCAAGACGGCGCTGAGCGTCGGGGCCGCCGCGGCGCTGGCCGAACGCGGCCGTCGGGTGCTGCTGATCGACCTCGACCCGCAGGGTCACGCGACCACGGAGATGCTGGGCCTGGAGGAGGTCCCGGCGCACGCGCCGAGCCTGGCCAAGGCGCTGACGAAGATGTGGAAGGGCCCGGTCGAGGAGCTGATCGTGCCGCACCGGCGCAGCCACCTGGGCCCGGGTGGCGCGTTCGACGTCATCCCCACCTCCCCGGGCATGTTCGACCTGGTGCGCAGGCTCGACCAGTTCCGGGTGCCGGGGTGGCAGCTGGCGCGGGTGGTGCAGTTCGCCAACTACGACCACGTGATCATCGACTGCCCGCCGGCGCTGGACGTGCTGACGAACAACGCGCTCGCGGCGACCCACGGCATCCTGGTGCCGGTGCAGCCCGACCGCACGAGCATCCGGGCGCTGCGCCTGCTCAACGACCAGCTGCACTTCGTCCAGCAGGCGCTCAACCGGCCGCCGATCCCCTACTTCGGCGTGGTACCGGGCCTGTACCGGCGGCCGATGTCGGGTTATGCGGTGGCGGCGCTGGAGGAGCTGCGGCAGTTCGGGTACCCGCTGCTGGCGCACGTGCCGCTGGGCGTGGTGATGAACGAGGCCGCCGCGCACGGCATGCCGGTCACCACGTTCGCACCGGAGACCACGCAGGCGGTGGCGTTCCGGGAGATCGCGGCGGTGCTGGACGCGCACCTGGCGCGGCAGCCGCCCTCCGCCCCGATCCCGGCCGAGGACGACTTCGTGTTCGAGGACTTCATCACCCAGGTCGCGCAGACCCGCAACGAGAACGACAACGGCGTGCGCAAGCGGCTCTACGACCTGATGCCCAAGCGCCCGCGCGACTAG
- a CDS encoding phosphotransferase: MAERAFGTRPLSAVELSGGLYNTTYRVELPGETVILRVAPEPGRQYRIERELMRNEHAALPFLAPIGHLVPRTLFADFTREIAGRDHVWQTLLPGRPAREFPQWTGVYRADPCGARRFGVHRSPCSSRGPLISSSTARYRAADPATAPTSDASRLDSVRSATRSPK; encoded by the coding sequence ATGGCGGAGCGCGCCTTCGGGACGCGGCCACTGTCCGCTGTGGAGCTCAGCGGTGGTCTGTACAACACGACGTACCGGGTGGAGTTGCCCGGGGAGACGGTGATCCTGCGGGTCGCGCCGGAACCCGGGCGACAGTACCGCATCGAGCGGGAGCTGATGCGCAACGAACACGCGGCCCTGCCGTTCCTCGCGCCGATCGGGCATCTGGTGCCGCGCACGCTCTTCGCCGACTTCACCCGCGAGATCGCCGGGCGCGACCACGTGTGGCAGACCCTGCTCCCCGGGAGGCCCGCGCGGGAGTTTCCACAGTGGACCGGCGTGTACCGAGCTGACCCGTGTGGTGCACGAAGGTTCGGCGTCCACAGGTCGCCGTGCAGCAGCCGGGGCCCGCTGATCTCGTCCAGCACCGCGCGGTACCGCGCGGCCGATCCAGCCACTGCCCCCACATCCGACGCGTCCAGGCTGGATTCGGTGAGATCCGCGACCAGGTCCCCGAAGTAG
- a CDS encoding site-2 protease family protein, with the protein MAATGEHERNQPRRVLTTADGGLLLFRVQDVPVLLAPSWWIGSLVVVVLYQPLVDRLLPGASPGVSWALSAAFAVLLGLSVLAHELGHCVVALRMGIPVRRLRLFLLGGLSEVARTPRRPGQEGLIAAAGPVVSVLLAAFCGLLLFAVPPDGAVWLLVAECAVANLAVGVFNLLPGLPLDGGRMLRAGVWAMTGRRGSGTRAAVVGGGLVAAGLLVWALVGMAAGSEDRWLRLGVCVVTAWFVAVGAGSELSAETSRGWPEGLAVTDLTRPVLQLPAESPVSDALTAAAGRGVVLVRADGVAAGLLDEAAAERLAETSPQAPAELATEPIRAETVLLASEPGEEIAERVRETAAWQFLVVDDEGRPAGVLRREDLRSALAARRVR; encoded by the coding sequence ATGGCCGCGACCGGCGAGCACGAGCGAAACCAGCCGAGGCGGGTGCTGACCACCGCCGACGGTGGCCTGCTGCTGTTCCGGGTCCAGGACGTACCGGTGCTGCTCGCCCCGTCCTGGTGGATCGGCTCGCTCGTGGTGGTCGTGCTCTACCAGCCGCTCGTCGACCGCCTGCTGCCGGGCGCGAGCCCGGGCGTGTCGTGGGCGCTGTCCGCGGCGTTCGCCGTGCTGCTCGGGTTGTCCGTGCTCGCGCACGAGCTCGGACACTGCGTGGTGGCGCTGCGGATGGGCATCCCGGTGCGGCGGCTGCGGCTGTTCCTGCTCGGCGGACTGTCCGAAGTGGCCCGCACGCCGCGACGGCCGGGCCAGGAGGGGCTGATCGCGGCAGCCGGGCCGGTCGTGTCCGTGCTGCTCGCGGCGTTCTGCGGGCTGCTGCTGTTCGCGGTCCCGCCGGACGGGGCGGTGTGGTTGCTGGTGGCCGAGTGCGCGGTCGCCAACCTCGCGGTCGGCGTGTTCAACCTGCTCCCGGGCCTGCCGCTGGACGGCGGGCGGATGCTGCGAGCCGGGGTGTGGGCGATGACCGGCCGCCGCGGCAGCGGCACCCGCGCGGCCGTCGTGGGCGGTGGCCTGGTCGCGGCCGGGCTGCTGGTGTGGGCGTTGGTGGGCATGGCGGCCGGCAGTGAGGACCGGTGGCTGCGCCTGGGGGTGTGCGTGGTCACCGCGTGGTTCGTCGCGGTCGGTGCGGGTTCGGAGCTGTCGGCCGAGACCAGCCGCGGCTGGCCGGAGGGCCTCGCGGTCACCGACCTGACCCGTCCCGTGCTGCAGCTGCCCGCGGAGAGCCCGGTGTCGGACGCGCTGACCGCGGCGGCCGGACGGGGAGTGGTGCTGGTCCGCGCGGACGGTGTCGCGGCCGGCCTGCTCGACGAGGCCGCCGCGGAACGCCTGGCCGAGACCTCGCCGCAGGCCCCGGCGGAGCTCGCCACGGAGCCGATCCGCGCCGAGACCGTGCTGCTCGCCTCCGAGCCGGGCGAGGAGATCGCCGAGCGGGTCCGGGAGACCGCCGCCTGGCAGTTCCTCGTGGTCGACGACGAGGGCCGGCCGGCCGGGGTGCTGCGCCGCGAGGACCTGCGTTCGGCGCTCGCGGCCCGCCGAGTCCGCTGA
- the arc gene encoding proteasome ATPase → MQHDLPGGRHEDADPSEISGAGTTPDEAARQVRFLEEEVALLRRKLTESPRQNRVLEQRLAEASERVAQLTERNNKLVETLREARGQLLALREEVDRLAQPPSGYGVFVTAYEDNTVDVFTAGRKMRVSVSPAVEVDSLKRGQALRLNEALTVVEAGDFELTGEVCSLREVLSPATEGGSARALVVGHADEERVVWLSDPLAEQALKPGDSLLVDSKAGYAYERVPKAEVEDLVLEEVPDVRYEDIGGLGRQIEQIRDAVELPFLHADLYREYELRPPKGVLLYGPPGCGKTLIAKAVANSLAKKVAEARGDGDSSDAKSYFLNIKGPELLNKFVGETERSIRLIFQRAREKASDGTPVIVFFDEMESIFRTRGSGVSSDVETTIVPQLLAEIDGVEGLENVIVIGASNREDMIDPAILRPGRLDVKIKIERPDAEGAKDIFSKYLTPGLPIHADDLAEFGGDTQATIDAMIQNTVERMYEETDENRFLEVTYANGDKEVLYFRDFNSGAMIQNIVDRAKKAAIKSVLETKQPGLRVQHLLDAIVDEFAENEDLPNTTNPDDWARISGKKGERIVYIRTLVTGKNQESGRVIDTATNTGQYL, encoded by the coding sequence ATGCAACACGACCTTCCCGGAGGTCGGCACGAGGACGCCGACCCTTCAGAGATCAGTGGAGCTGGAACGACGCCGGACGAGGCGGCGCGGCAGGTCCGCTTCCTGGAAGAGGAAGTGGCCCTGCTGCGGCGCAAACTAACCGAATCACCCCGTCAGAACCGCGTGCTGGAGCAGCGTCTCGCCGAGGCGTCGGAGCGAGTCGCCCAGCTCACCGAGCGGAACAACAAGCTCGTGGAGACCCTCCGGGAGGCGCGGGGACAGCTCCTCGCGCTGCGCGAGGAGGTCGACCGGCTCGCCCAGCCGCCCAGCGGGTACGGCGTGTTCGTCACCGCGTACGAGGACAACACCGTCGACGTGTTCACCGCGGGCCGCAAGATGCGGGTCTCGGTGTCGCCGGCGGTGGAGGTGGACTCCCTCAAGCGCGGTCAGGCCCTGCGGTTGAACGAGGCCCTGACCGTGGTGGAGGCGGGCGACTTCGAGCTCACCGGCGAGGTCTGCTCGCTGCGCGAGGTCCTGTCGCCGGCCACCGAGGGTGGCAGCGCCCGCGCGCTCGTCGTCGGTCACGCCGACGAGGAGCGGGTGGTCTGGCTGTCCGATCCGCTCGCCGAGCAGGCGCTCAAGCCCGGCGACTCGCTGCTGGTCGACTCGAAGGCGGGATACGCCTACGAGCGGGTGCCGAAGGCCGAGGTCGAGGACCTCGTGCTGGAGGAGGTCCCGGACGTCCGGTACGAGGACATCGGTGGTCTCGGGCGGCAGATCGAGCAGATCCGCGACGCCGTGGAGCTGCCGTTCCTGCACGCCGACCTCTACCGCGAGTACGAGCTGCGCCCGCCCAAGGGCGTCCTGCTCTACGGCCCGCCCGGTTGCGGCAAGACGCTGATCGCGAAGGCGGTCGCCAACAGCCTGGCCAAGAAGGTGGCCGAGGCCCGGGGCGACGGCGACTCGAGCGACGCCAAGTCGTACTTCCTCAACATCAAGGGCCCGGAGCTGCTCAACAAGTTCGTCGGGGAGACCGAGCGGAGCATCCGCCTGATCTTCCAGCGGGCTCGCGAGAAGGCCTCCGACGGCACGCCCGTGATCGTGTTCTTCGACGAGATGGAGTCGATCTTCCGCACCCGCGGCAGTGGTGTCTCCTCGGACGTGGAGACCACGATCGTGCCGCAGCTGCTGGCCGAGATCGACGGTGTCGAGGGGCTGGAGAACGTCATCGTCATCGGCGCCTCCAACCGCGAGGACATGATCGACCCGGCGATCCTGCGGCCGGGCCGGCTCGACGTGAAGATCAAGATCGAGCGTCCGGACGCCGAGGGTGCGAAGGACATCTTCTCCAAGTACCTGACGCCGGGGCTGCCGATCCACGCCGACGACCTCGCCGAGTTCGGCGGGGACACCCAGGCCACGATCGACGCGATGATCCAGAACACGGTCGAGCGCATGTACGAGGAGACCGACGAGAACCGGTTCCTCGAGGTCACCTACGCCAACGGGGACAAGGAGGTCCTGTACTTCCGCGACTTCAACTCGGGCGCGATGATCCAGAACATCGTGGACCGGGCGAAGAAGGCGGCGATCAAGTCGGTGCTGGAGACCAAGCAGCCCGGCCTGCGCGTCCAGCACCTGCTCGACGCGATCGTCGACGAGTTCGCGGAGAACGAGGACCTGCCCAACACCACCAACCCGGACGACTGGGCCCGGATCTCGGGCAAGAAGGGCGAGCGGATCGTCTACATCCGCACGCTGGTCACCGGGAAGAACCAGGAGAGCGGCCGCGTCATCGACACGGCCACCAACACCGGTCAGTACCTGTAA
- a CDS encoding RecB family exonuclease yields MAQTATTDPQLGVRRPALSPSRASDFKQCPLLYRFRAVDRLPEVPTKAQLRGTLVHSVMERLFALPRTDREPGRARQLLSPTWEELSADNPEWTELFDGEDVEGWLESATKLLDSYFKLEDPRRFDPEACELHVELELESGVRLRGYVDRLDVAPTGEIRVVDYKTGAAPRQIGEAKALFQMKFYAVVLWRLRGVVPRQLKLMYLTDGQSLAYTPDEAELRRFERTLEAIWEAILKAGRTGDFRPNPSKLCDWCAHQSLCPSFGGTPPEYPGWPEPDPGVETALDRAD; encoded by the coding sequence ATGGCTCAGACGGCGACCACGGATCCCCAGCTCGGCGTGCGCCGCCCCGCGCTGTCCCCTTCCCGGGCCAGCGACTTCAAGCAGTGCCCCCTGCTCTACCGCTTCCGGGCGGTGGACCGCCTGCCGGAGGTGCCCACCAAGGCCCAGCTGCGCGGGACGCTCGTGCACTCGGTGATGGAGCGGCTGTTCGCGCTGCCCCGCACCGACCGCGAACCCGGCCGCGCCCGGCAGCTGCTCTCCCCCACCTGGGAAGAGCTGTCCGCCGACAACCCGGAGTGGACCGAGCTCTTCGACGGCGAAGACGTCGAGGGCTGGCTGGAGAGCGCGACGAAACTGCTGGACAGCTACTTCAAGCTGGAGGATCCGCGCCGGTTCGACCCGGAGGCGTGCGAGCTGCACGTCGAACTGGAGCTGGAGTCGGGTGTCCGGCTGCGCGGGTACGTCGACCGGCTCGACGTGGCGCCGACCGGCGAGATCCGCGTCGTGGACTACAAGACCGGCGCCGCGCCGCGGCAGATCGGCGAGGCCAAGGCGCTGTTCCAGATGAAGTTCTACGCCGTGGTGCTGTGGCGGCTGCGCGGGGTCGTACCCCGCCAGCTCAAGCTGATGTACCTCACCGACGGGCAGTCCCTGGCCTACACGCCCGACGAGGCCGAGCTGCGCCGGTTCGAGCGCACCCTCGAGGCGATCTGGGAGGCGATCCTCAAGGCCGGCCGGACCGGGGACTTCCGGCCGAACCCGAGCAAGCTGTGCGACTGGTGCGCGCACCAGTCGCTGTGCCCGTCGTTCGGCGGGACACCGCCGGAGTACCCGGGCTGGCCGGAGCCGGACCCGGGTGTGGAGACGGCACTGGATCGCGCGGACTGA
- a CDS encoding RNA polymerase sigma factor, which produces MNTLLRELAPQVLAALVRRYGDFDTCEDAVQEALLAAATQWPVQGMPANPKGWLITTASRRRIELWRADTARRRREETVAMMAPPDPEPVAAADDTLTLLMLCCHPSLTPASQVALALRAVGGLTTAEIARAYLVPESTVAQRISRAKQRIKAGGARFRPPAPEEYGQRLAIVLNVLYLIFTEGHTASAGESLQRVDLTQEAIRLARQLHARLPDEGEVSGLLALMVLTDARRAARTGPAGELVPLAEQDRSRWDRALIAEGTELVTRALSTAPAGPYQLQAAIAAVHGQAERAEDTDWREIAGLYELLAAVAPGPMVTLNRVVAVAEVAGPRAGLRELAGAERDPALAGHHRVDAVRAHLLERAGDLAAAEEAYRRAARATQSAPERRYLESRAHACATRSV; this is translated from the coding sequence GTGAACACGCTGCTGCGCGAGCTGGCCCCGCAGGTGCTCGCCGCGCTGGTCCGCCGCTACGGGGACTTCGACACGTGCGAGGACGCCGTGCAGGAGGCGCTGCTGGCGGCCGCGACGCAGTGGCCGGTGCAGGGGATGCCGGCCAACCCCAAGGGCTGGCTGATCACCACGGCGTCCCGGCGGCGCATCGAGCTGTGGCGCGCCGACACGGCGCGGCGTCGGCGCGAGGAGACCGTCGCGATGATGGCGCCGCCGGACCCCGAGCCGGTCGCCGCCGCCGACGACACGCTCACGCTGCTGATGCTGTGCTGCCACCCGTCCCTGACCCCGGCCTCGCAGGTGGCGCTGGCGCTGCGCGCGGTCGGCGGGCTCACCACGGCGGAGATCGCGCGGGCCTACCTGGTGCCGGAATCCACCGTCGCGCAGCGCATCAGCCGCGCCAAGCAGCGCATCAAGGCCGGCGGGGCGCGGTTCCGGCCGCCGGCGCCGGAGGAGTACGGGCAGCGCCTGGCGATCGTGCTCAACGTGCTGTACCTGATCTTCACCGAGGGCCACACCGCGAGCGCGGGGGAGTCGTTGCAGCGCGTGGATCTGACCCAGGAGGCGATCCGCCTCGCCCGGCAGCTGCACGCGCGCCTGCCGGACGAGGGGGAGGTGTCGGGCCTGCTGGCGCTGATGGTGCTGACCGACGCGCGCCGCGCCGCGCGCACCGGTCCCGCCGGGGAGCTGGTCCCGCTCGCCGAGCAGGACCGGTCCCGCTGGGATCGTGCCCTCATCGCCGAGGGGACGGAGCTGGTGACGCGGGCGCTGAGCACCGCGCCGGCCGGGCCGTACCAGCTGCAGGCCGCGATCGCCGCCGTCCACGGACAGGCCGAGCGCGCCGAGGACACCGACTGGCGGGAGATCGCGGGCCTCTACGAGCTCCTGGCGGCGGTGGCGCCCGGGCCGATGGTGACGTTGAACCGGGTCGTGGCGGTGGCCGAGGTCGCCGGCCCGCGGGCCGGTCTGCGCGAGCTGGCCGGGGCCGAGCGCGACCCGGCGCTGGCGGGGCACCACCGGGTGGACGCGGTGCGGGCGCATCTGCTGGAGCGGGCCGGCGACCTGGCCGCCGCGGAGGAGGCCTACCGCCGTGCGGCACGGGCGACGCAGAGCGCGCCGGAACGGCGGTACCTGGAGTCACGGGCGCACGCCTGCGCCACACGAAGTGTATAA
- a CDS encoding YybH family protein: MTSMIDQQDQIRALIEDQAAAMRAGDAEAVVERYAPEIVSFTLAPPLVHGPAELRDPETLRGWFAGFAGPVDYEVRDLHVTVGGDVAFTQSLNRMSAVPAGSQEPFTLWFRSTVCLRRDGGRWLIAHQHQSTPFYMDGTFAAALDLEP, encoded by the coding sequence ATGACCAGCATGATCGACCAGCAGGACCAGATCCGCGCCTTGATCGAGGACCAGGCCGCCGCGATGCGGGCGGGCGACGCCGAAGCCGTCGTGGAGCGGTACGCGCCGGAGATCGTCTCGTTCACCCTCGCGCCGCCGCTGGTGCACGGCCCCGCCGAACTGCGGGACCCGGAGACGTTGCGCGGGTGGTTCGCCGGGTTCGCCGGGCCCGTCGACTACGAGGTCCGCGACCTGCACGTCACGGTGGGCGGGGACGTGGCGTTCACGCAAAGCCTCAACCGCATGTCGGCGGTCCCGGCCGGCAGTCAGGAGCCGTTCACGCTGTGGTTCCGCTCGACGGTCTGCCTGCGCCGCGACGGCGGCCGCTGGCTGATCGCGCACCAGCACCAGTCGACGCCGTTCTACATGGACGGCACCTTCGCCGCCGCGCTGGACCTGGAGCCCTAG
- a CDS encoding aldo/keto reductase, translating into MRIGLGLAALGRPAYINLGRSSELPARRDVRAMREATYAVLDAAYAAGVRWVDVARSYGRAEEFLAGWMAERGHNDLTVSSKWGYTYVGGWRMDATMHEVKEHSAGVFSRQWTESRSLLGSSISLYQVHSLTADSPLFTDEALQRALAALSDDGVRVGFSTSGPAQGDTIRRAFELEVAGRPVFSAVQSTWNVLEPSAGPALAEAHAAGNVVLVKETLANGRLVVDPPAAITRLAHRFGVGADAIAVAAVLAQPWADTVLVGPSSPQQLTANLAATTVDLPRAELAALAALAEEPERYWARRSSLQWQ; encoded by the coding sequence CTGCGAATCGGACTCGGGCTGGCGGCCCTGGGGCGCCCCGCCTACATCAATCTCGGCCGGAGCAGTGAGCTGCCGGCGCGGCGGGACGTGCGGGCGATGCGGGAGGCGACCTACGCGGTGCTCGACGCCGCCTACGCCGCCGGGGTCCGCTGGGTCGACGTCGCGCGGTCCTACGGCCGCGCCGAGGAGTTCCTGGCCGGCTGGATGGCCGAACGGGGCCACAACGACCTCACCGTGTCCAGCAAGTGGGGCTACACCTATGTGGGCGGCTGGCGCATGGACGCCACCATGCACGAGGTGAAGGAACACTCCGCGGGCGTCTTCTCCCGGCAGTGGACCGAAAGCCGGTCCCTGCTGGGATCCTCGATCAGCCTCTACCAGGTGCACTCGCTCACCGCGGACAGCCCGTTGTTCACCGACGAGGCGTTGCAGCGCGCCCTGGCCGCGCTCAGCGACGACGGGGTGCGCGTCGGGTTCTCCACCTCGGGTCCGGCGCAGGGCGACACGATCCGGCGGGCGTTCGAGCTGGAAGTGGCCGGGCGGCCGGTGTTCTCGGCGGTGCAGTCCACCTGGAACGTGCTCGAGCCGTCGGCCGGGCCGGCGCTGGCCGAGGCGCACGCGGCCGGGAACGTGGTGCTGGTCAAGGAAACCCTCGCCAACGGCAGGCTCGTGGTGGACCCGCCCGCCGCGATCACCCGTCTGGCGCACCGTTTCGGGGTCGGCGCGGACGCGATCGCCGTGGCCGCGGTACTGGCCCAGCCGTGGGCGGACACGGTCCTCGTCGGCCCGTCCAGCCCGCAGCAACTGACCGCGAACCTCGCCGCGACCACGGTGGACCTGCCACGCGCCGAACTGGCCGCGCTCGCCGCGCTCGCCGAAGAACCGGAGCGGTACTGGGCACGCCGGTCCTCGCTGCAGTGGCAGTGA
- a CDS encoding tRNA (adenine-N1)-methyltransferase has product MQVSGPFRPGDRVRLTDPKGRNYTLVLAEGEEYHTHRGALKHDDLIGKPEGSVITSVGGTAYLALRPRLADYVLSMPRGAQVIYPKDAAQIVMWGDIFPGARVLEAGAGSGALTCSLLRAVGPEGSVVSYEVREDHAEHAVKNVEKFFLERPANWTLKVDDLRHHTGEVDRVILDMLAPWEVLDTVHRSLVPGGVLVVYVATVTQLSRVTEALREMQGWTEPESWESLVRPWHVVGLAVRPEHRMVGHTAFLLTTRRLADGVTPPRPQRRPSRG; this is encoded by the coding sequence GTGCAGGTGAGCGGCCCGTTCCGCCCGGGCGACCGGGTGCGTCTGACCGATCCGAAGGGGCGGAACTACACGCTCGTGCTCGCCGAGGGGGAGGAGTACCACACCCACCGCGGCGCGCTCAAGCACGACGACCTGATCGGCAAGCCCGAGGGCTCGGTGATCACCTCGGTCGGCGGCACCGCGTACCTGGCACTGCGGCCCCGGCTGGCGGACTACGTGCTGTCCATGCCGCGCGGCGCGCAGGTGATCTACCCCAAGGACGCGGCGCAGATCGTGATGTGGGGCGACATCTTCCCGGGTGCGCGGGTGCTCGAAGCCGGCGCCGGGTCGGGTGCGCTGACCTGTTCGCTGCTGCGCGCGGTCGGCCCCGAGGGCAGCGTGGTGTCCTACGAGGTGCGCGAGGACCACGCCGAGCACGCGGTCAAGAACGTGGAGAAGTTCTTCCTCGAGCGCCCGGCGAACTGGACGCTGAAGGTCGACGACCTGCGCCACCACACCGGTGAGGTCGACCGGGTGATCCTGGACATGCTGGCGCCGTGGGAGGTGCTCGACACCGTGCACCGCAGTCTGGTGCCGGGCGGGGTGCTGGTCGTCTACGTGGCCACCGTGACCCAGCTGTCCCGGGTCACCGAGGCGCTGCGCGAAATGCAGGGCTGGACCGAGCCCGAGTCGTGGGAGAGCCTCGTGCGGCCCTGGCACGTGGTGGGCCTGGCGGTGCGCCCGGAACACCGGATGGTCGGGCACACCGCTTTCCTGCTCACCACGCGCCGGCTGGCCGACGGGGTGACCCCGCCGCGGCCGCAGCGCAGGCCGAGCCGCGGCTGA
- a CDS encoding YciI family protein, with the protein MKFLVLIYRNPASQEIWERLADDEKRQGLLAYEALNRDLAESGELVTSSSLAPPETGKRVLVRDGQVIAGDGPFAEAKEQLAGFYVLECDSIERAVECAARIPEASVGLVEVRPTQDLRVFLP; encoded by the coding sequence ATGAAGTTCCTGGTCCTGATCTACCGCAACCCCGCGTCCCAGGAGATCTGGGAGCGCCTGGCCGACGACGAGAAGCGGCAGGGACTGCTGGCCTACGAGGCGCTCAACCGCGACCTGGCCGAGTCCGGCGAGCTGGTGACATCGTCCTCGCTCGCCCCGCCGGAGACCGGCAAGCGGGTGCTGGTGCGCGACGGCCAGGTGATCGCGGGCGACGGGCCGTTCGCCGAGGCCAAGGAGCAGCTGGCCGGGTTCTACGTGCTGGAGTGCGACAGCATCGAGCGGGCCGTCGAGTGCGCCGCCCGCATCCCGGAGGCCTCGGTGGGCCTGGTCGAGGTGCGCCCCACCCAGGATCTCAGGGTCTTCCTGCCGTGA
- a CDS encoding thioesterase family protein gives MTDNAFYLPLGGDRYQPTEHTAGPWTPDAQHFGPPSALLARALEGLAADRPGLLARVTVEILGPAPLTELTVRSWVERPGRSVELLGAELHDGTRAVARASAWHIAESDSAAVATEEPAPPPPEDCPPAAWPDSWRPGGYLGAMEWRAIAGSPAEPGAAWVWGRQRVELVAGEKPTPLQRLFAVADTGNGASNFLDPARWWFINSELTVHLRRAPAGEWIALDARTVIGPTGVGTATSTLSDVRGQVGQAAQALMVRTR, from the coding sequence ATGACGGACAACGCTTTCTACCTGCCGCTGGGCGGCGACCGCTACCAGCCGACCGAGCACACCGCCGGGCCGTGGACCCCGGACGCGCAGCACTTCGGGCCACCGTCGGCGCTGCTCGCCCGCGCGCTGGAGGGCCTGGCGGCCGACCGGCCGGGCCTGCTGGCCCGGGTCACCGTGGAGATCCTCGGCCCGGCGCCGCTGACCGAGCTGACCGTGCGGTCCTGGGTCGAGCGGCCGGGCCGGTCGGTCGAACTGCTGGGCGCGGAGCTGCACGACGGCACCCGCGCGGTGGCGCGCGCGTCCGCCTGGCACATCGCCGAGTCCGACAGCGCGGCCGTGGCCACCGAGGAGCCTGCGCCTCCGCCGCCGGAGGACTGCCCCCCGGCGGCGTGGCCGGACAGCTGGCGGCCCGGCGGCTACCTGGGTGCGATGGAGTGGCGCGCCATCGCCGGGTCACCGGCCGAGCCCGGCGCGGCCTGGGTGTGGGGCCGGCAGCGGGTCGAGCTGGTCGCCGGTGAGAAGCCGACGCCCCTGCAGCGGCTGTTCGCGGTGGCCGACACCGGCAACGGCGCGTCGAACTTCCTCGACCCGGCGCGCTGGTGGTTCATCAACAGCGAGCTGACCGTGCACCTGCGGCGGGCCCCGGCCGGCGAGTGGATCGCGCTGGACGCCCGCACGGTGATCGGCCCGACCGGGGTGGGCACGGCCACCAGCACGCTGTCCGACGTGCGGGGGCAGGTGGGCCAGGCCGCGCAGGCGCTGATGGTCCGGACACGCTGA